The Armatimonadota bacterium DNA segment CAGCAGACGCTGGTCGCCATCAAGGCGCCACCGGCCGATTCGGAGCGCGTTCAGGGGCTCTTCCTGGAGAACGGCGCGGCGGAAGTGTACGTGAGCCGGTCTCACAAACGCACGCTGGGTGAAGGCGAACGCTCGATCGCGCTTTCGCAAGTGGGGTTCTGAATGGCGGCGGGGGATTCCGGGGCCGAGTGGCCGCGCGCGATGACGGTCACTTTTCTGGGCTCCGGAACGTCTTCCGGCGTGCCGGTTATTTCATGTGAATGCGCGGTTTGCCGGTCGGATGATCCCCGCAACCGGAGAGACCGCGCGTCTGTCCTTCTCCGCTGGGGCGGTCGAAACGTGGTGGTGGACACCGGGCCGGAGTTTCGGCTTCAGGTGCTTCGGGAAAAGGTGCGGCGCCTCGACGCCGTTCTCGTAACGCACGAGCATGCCGATCATATCTACGGACTGGATGACGTTCGTTTCTTCACACTCCACGGCGGAACCATGCCGCTTTACGCCAGCAAGCGGACCGCGGACTACGTCCGCAGCGTCTTTCCGTACATCTTCGACGGCACGCACACGTCGGGCACGTTTCGCCCTAACATCGCGATCCATACCGTGAACGGTCCATTCGAGCTCTTCGGCGAAACGGTCACCCCTATCCCGGTCATGCACGGTTCGCTGCCGATCCTCGGTTTTCGTGTACGGGATTTCGCCTATGTGACGGACTGCAGCGGCATACCCGCC contains these protein-coding regions:
- a CDS encoding MBL fold metallo-hydrolase, with product MTVTFLGSGTSSGVPVISCECAVCRSDDPRNRRDRASVLLRWGGRNVVVDTGPEFRLQVLREKVRRLDAVLVTHEHADHIYGLDDVRFFTLHGGTMPLYASKRTADYVRSVFPYIFDGTHTSGTFRPNIAIHTVNGPFELFGETVTPIPVMHGSLPILGFRVRDFAYVTDCSGIPAESEELLRGVDTLVLGALRQRPHPTHFSLSEAIEAARRIGPRMTYFTHIGHEMDHAVTSAELPKGFALAYDGLSIGEGK